In the Rhinopithecus roxellana isolate Shanxi Qingling chromosome 16, ASM756505v1, whole genome shotgun sequence genome, GACAGAAATCTTATGAACATGGTAAAAATGCGAAAGCTTGCAGTTATAAGAAAGATCAGTATTGGAAATTTCAAACTTTGGAGGAATCTTTTGAATGTGATGGATCTGGACAAGGTTTACATGATAAGACAATTTGTATTACACCTGAGAGTTTTCCAACAGGAGAAAAGTCCTGTAAGGATGATGAATTTAGAAAAAACTTTGATAAAACCACTTTATTTAACCACATGAGAACTGACACAAGGGAGAAATGCTCTGATCTTAATGAATATGGGACATCCTGTGACAAAACTACCACTGTTGAATACAATAAAGTTCACATGGCTATGACACACTATGAGTGTAATGAAAGGGGGATTAATGTCAGTAGGAAGTCACCCCTCAATCTCAGAGAACTATTACAGGACGGAGTGCTTTTGAAAGCAATAAATGTGGAGAAAATTTTAGCCAGAGCTCAGCCCATATAGTACATCAGAAAACACAAACTGGAGATAAATTTGGTGAATATAATGAATGTACAAATGCCCTCTACCAGAATTAGACTTTACAgcacatcagagaattcacacagAAGATAAATTCTACCTTTCTGATGAACATGGGAAATGCAGAAAATCCTTTTACCAGAAAGGACACCTCATTCAGCATCAGAGGCCCCACTCAGGAGAGAAACCTTAACAATATGAAGAATGTGCGAAATCCTTTTGTTCAAGTTCACATCCTATTCAGCATCCTGGAACTTACGTGGGATTCAAACTttatgaatgtaatgaatgtgggaaagctttcTGTCAGAATTCAAACCTCAGTAAACATCTGAGAATTCACACAAAAGAGAAACCTTGTGATGATAATGGCTGTGGGAGATCTTACAAGTTACCCCTCATAGGACACCAGAAAACAGATGCAGAGATGAAACTCTGTGATGGCGGTGGATATGGGAAGACATCACATCTCAAAGGACATCAGAGAATTCTCATGggggagaaaccctatgaatgtattGAATATGGGAAAACTTtctccaagacatcacatctcagagcacatcagagaattcacacagGTGAAAAGCCCTATGAATGTGTTGAATGTGAGAAAACTTTCTCTCACAAGACACACCTGAGTGTACATCAGAGCGTTCATATGggggagaaaccctatgaatgtaatgaCTGTGGGAAATCTTTTACCTATAACTCAGCCCTGAGAGCACATCAAAGAATTCACACCGGTGAGAAGCCCTATGCATGCAGTGACTGTGAGAAAACTTTTGCCCATAATTCAGCCCTCAGAGCACATCATAGAATTCACACGGGggagaaaccttatgaatgtaatgaatgtggaagGTCTTTTGCCCATATTTCTGTTCTCAAGGCACATCAAAGAATTCACACaggggagaaaccctatgaatgtaatgaatgtgggagaTCTTTCACCTACAATTCAGCCCTGAGAgcacatcagagaattcacacaggtagaaaaccctatgaatgtagtGACTGTGAGAAAACTTTTGCCCATAATTCAGCCCTCAAAatacatcagagaattcatacaggggagaaaccctatgaatgtaatgaatgtgagAAAACGTttgccctggccgggcgcggtggctcaagcctgtaatcccagcactttggaaggccgagacgggcggatcacaaggtcaggagatcaagaccatcctggctaatacggtgaaaccccgtctctactaaagaatacaaaaaactagccaggcgacgaggcgggcgcctgtagtcccagctacttgggaggcggaggcaggagaatggcgtgaacctgggaggcggagcttgcagtgagctgagatccggccaccgcactccagcctgggcgacagagccagactccgtctcaaaaaaaaaaaaaaagaaaacgtttgCCCATAATTCAGCCCTTAGAGCACATCAGAACATCCATACAGGGGAGAAACTCTATGagtgtaatgaatgtggaaaaaGTTTTTTCCAGAAGACACGCCTCAGTACACATTGGAGGATTCACACaggggagaaaccctatgaatgcaaCATATGTGGGAAAACTTTTGTCTATAAGGCAGCCCTCATAGTGCATCGAAGAATTCACAGaggggagaaaccctatgaatgtaacaAATGTGGGAAAACTTTCTCCCAAAGAACACACCTCTGTgcacatcagagaattcatactggggaAAAACCCTATgagtgtaatgaatgtgggaaaacGTTTGCTGATAATTCAGCCCTCAGGGCACATCACAGAATTCACACaggggagaaaccctatgaatgtaatgaatgGGGGAAGACTTtctccaagacatcacatctcaG is a window encoding:
- the LOC104680036 gene encoding LOW QUALITY PROTEIN: zinc finger protein 658-like (The sequence of the model RefSeq protein was modified relative to this genomic sequence to represent the inferred CDS: inserted 2 bases in 2 codons; deleted 1 base in 1 codon; substituted 1 base at 1 genomic stop codon) → MAPPALPSLEQNLPDFFRAAGGNWPFAAFPTLIRFSMKNSVFVILRYFKVDHIKGIWEKQEKPLWQEIFISDADKTLSKEGQKVLENPSNLEIAPEFSEKLPCKCDSHRMNLPIASELIISERKYSRKKAEYTNVCEKLQLDINHEKAHPGQKSYEHGKNAKACSYKKDQYWKFQTLEESFECDGSGQGLHDKTICITPESFPTGEKSCKDDEFRKNFDKTTLFNHMRTDTREKCSDLNEYGTSCDKTTTVEYNKVHMAMTHYECNERGINVSRKSPXQSQRTITGRSAFESNKCGENFSQSSAHIVHQKTQTGDKFGEYNECTNALYQXLDFTAHQRIHTEDKFYLSDEHGKCRKSFYQKGHLIQHQRPHSGEKPXQYEECAKSFCSSSHPIQHPGTYVGFKLYECNECGKAFCQNSNLSKHLRIHTKEKPCDDNGCGRSYKLPLIGHQKTDAEMKLCDGGGYGKTSHLKGHQRILMGEKPYECIEYGKTFSKTSHLRAHQRIHTGEKPYECVECEKTFSHKTHLSVHQSVHMGEKPYECNDCGKSFTYNSALRAHQRIHTGEKPYACSDCEKTFAHNSALRAHHRIHTGEKPYECNECGRSFAHISVLKAHQRIHTGEKPYECNECGRSFTYNSALRAHQRIHTGRKPYECSDCEKTFAHNSALKIHQRIHTGEKPYECNECEKTFKTFAHNSALRAHQNIHTGEKLYECNECGKSFFQKTRLSTHWRIHTGEKPYECNICGKTFVYKAALIVHRRIHRGEKPYECNKCGKTFSQRTHLCAHQRIHTGEKPYECNECGKTFADNSALRAHHRIHTGEKPYECNEWGKTFSKTSHLRAHLRTCSGEKPYECNECGKTFSEKSYVSAHQRVHTGEKPYECNVCGKPFAHNSTLRVHQRIHTGEKSYECNDCGKTFSRKSHLSAHQIIHTGEKPYECNECRKAFAQNSTLRVHQRIHTGEKPYECDECGKTFVHKAALRVHHTRMHTREKTLACNGFGKS